One window of Enterobacter sp. RHBSTW-00175 genomic DNA carries:
- a CDS encoding site-specific DNA-methyltransferase, with amino-acid sequence MKNTVKISSAKLVNADCLQYLAQLPDDSIDLIVTDPPYFKVKPNGWDNQWKGDEDYLRWLDMCLAQFWRVLKPAGSLYLFSGHRLASDIEIMMRNRFNILNHIIWAKPSGRWNGCNKESLRSYFPATERILFAEHYQGPYKPKSDGFSEKSNEVKQHVMAPLISYFRDARTELGVTSRQIADATGKKNMVSHWFGASQWQLPNEQDYKKLQELFTQIAIEKHRASELQAPHHQLVATWHSLNRKYLDLLEEYKSLRRHFSVTVAVPYTDIWTHKPVQFYPGKHPCEKPADMLRQIINASSRPGDVVADFFMGSGSTVKAAIELGRQAIGVELEEDRFDQTVSEVRKLVEE; translated from the coding sequence TCAGTACCTTGCGCAACTTCCCGATGACTCTATTGACCTCATTGTTACTGACCCACCTTATTTCAAGGTTAAGCCGAATGGCTGGGATAACCAGTGGAAAGGGGATGAGGATTATCTCCGCTGGCTCGATATGTGCTTGGCACAGTTCTGGCGAGTGCTTAAACCTGCCGGCAGCCTTTATCTCTTCTCCGGCCACCGCCTGGCGTCAGACATTGAGATCATGATGCGTAATCGGTTCAACATCCTGAACCATATCATCTGGGCGAAGCCTTCAGGCCGCTGGAATGGATGCAATAAGGAGAGCCTTCGCTCTTACTTCCCTGCGACGGAACGCATTCTTTTCGCTGAGCATTACCAGGGACCATATAAGCCGAAAAGCGATGGATTCAGTGAGAAAAGCAACGAGGTTAAACAACACGTCATGGCCCCGTTAATTTCTTACTTTCGCGATGCCAGAACTGAGCTGGGGGTTACTTCCAGGCAAATTGCAGACGCCACTGGAAAGAAAAACATGGTGTCCCACTGGTTCGGGGCCAGCCAGTGGCAATTACCAAACGAGCAGGATTACAAAAAGCTGCAGGAATTGTTCACTCAGATAGCAATTGAGAAACACCGCGCTTCTGAACTACAAGCACCTCACCACCAGCTAGTGGCCACGTGGCATTCGTTGAACCGGAAATACCTTGATCTGCTGGAAGAGTATAAATCTCTTCGGCGGCATTTCTCTGTGACAGTAGCCGTGCCATATACCGACATCTGGACCCATAAACCCGTCCAGTTCTACCCAGGTAAACACCCGTGCGAAAAGCCCGCTGATATGCTGCGGCAAATCATCAACGCCAGCAGCAGGCCCGGCGATGTTGTGGCCGATTTCTTCATGGGTTCGGGATCAACTGTTAAAGCAGCGATTGAACTGGGCCGCCAGGCTATTGGCGTAGAACTGGAAGAGGACCGATTTGACCAGACGGTAAGTGAGGTAAGGAAGCTGGTAGAAGAATAA
- the uspF gene encoding universal stress protein UspF, which yields MYSSILVPIDIAEEDLTNMVIPYVQTHAVLNTTKVHFLAVVPFHSFYTSLGLAYSAEMPSINEIRQSALSKLNEIVKQFRLPVEKIETHIADGSPKDQILKFAHKIGADLIIIASHRPNITTYLLGSNAADVVRHAKCPVLVVR from the coding sequence ATGTACAGCTCTATTTTGGTTCCAATTGACATTGCCGAGGAAGACCTGACAAACATGGTTATTCCTTACGTTCAGACACATGCAGTACTTAATACAACCAAAGTCCATTTTCTTGCAGTTGTTCCTTTCCATTCATTTTATACGTCATTAGGTTTGGCATATTCAGCTGAAATGCCAAGCATTAATGAAATACGACAAAGTGCTTTATCAAAACTCAATGAAATTGTTAAACAATTCAGGTTACCTGTAGAAAAAATTGAGACTCACATTGCCGACGGATCACCTAAAGACCAAATTCTCAAATTCGCGCATAAAATTGGTGCAGATTTAATTATTATTGCTTCTCATCGCCCTAACATAACGACCTATCTTTTAGGTTCAAACGCTGCTGATGTTGTTCGGCACGCAAAATGCCCTGTTCTGGTCGTTAGGTAG
- a CDS encoding phage holin, lambda family, with product MKMHNDPHSWTEFIELLHSWWRGETPMGAVLLSVVMAAMRIAYGGGGWKKMILEGSICGALTLTAVSALDYFNLPQSLSIAIGGALGFVGVEQVKAVAGRVFSSRFGGGDANQ from the coding sequence ATGAAAATGCATAACGATCCCCACTCCTGGACGGAGTTTATCGAATTACTCCACAGCTGGTGGCGCGGTGAAACGCCGATGGGTGCCGTATTGCTATCGGTGGTCATGGCTGCCATGAGAATTGCCTACGGCGGCGGCGGCTGGAAAAAAATGATTCTTGAGGGCTCCATTTGCGGAGCGCTAACTCTTACAGCTGTATCAGCTCTTGATTACTTTAACCTTCCCCAGTCTCTGTCAATTGCTATTGGCGGAGCGCTGGGGTTTGTTGGCGTTGAACAAGTTAAAGCTGTAGCTGGCAGGGTGTTTAGTTCTCGATTCGGAGGCGGTGATGCAAACCAGTGA
- a CDS encoding lysozyme — protein sequence MMQTSDKGIALIKEFEGCKLTAYQDSVGVWTIGYGWTQPVDGKPIRAGMTIKQDTAERLLKTGLVSYESDVSRLVKVGLTQGQFDALAAFTYNLGVRSLSTSTLLRKLNAGDSAGAADEFLRWNKAGGKVLNGLIRRREAERALFLS from the coding sequence GTGATGCAAACCAGTGACAAAGGGATTGCTCTAATCAAAGAGTTCGAAGGATGCAAACTTACCGCTTACCAGGACAGTGTAGGGGTATGGACGATCGGATATGGCTGGACTCAGCCTGTCGATGGGAAACCAATCCGCGCTGGGATGACCATTAAGCAGGATACCGCCGAGCGCCTGTTGAAAACTGGTCTGGTGAGTTACGAAAGCGACGTCTCTCGTCTGGTTAAAGTTGGGCTGACACAGGGTCAGTTCGATGCGCTGGCGGCATTTACGTATAACCTCGGAGTTCGCTCGTTGTCGACTTCTACACTGTTGCGGAAACTCAACGCTGGTGATTCCGCTGGCGCTGCTGACGAGTTCCTGCGCTGGAATAAAGCTGGTGGAAAAGTCCTGAATGGGCTGATTCGTCGGCGTGAGGCGGAGCGTGCTCTGTTCCTGTCGTGA
- a CDS encoding YnfU family zinc-binding protein: MSFFDYALKRVEAATKTTVTCPICGHNSNHPTTKVRREQPLLCPRCKSLFVIHR; the protein is encoded by the coding sequence ATGTCATTCTTCGATTATGCACTTAAACGTGTTGAAGCAGCGACCAAAACAACAGTGACTTGTCCGATATGCGGACATAACTCTAATCATCCGACAACAAAGGTACGGCGGGAACAGCCCTTGCTCTGTCCTCGATGTAAATCATTGTTTGTAATTCATCGATAA
- a CDS encoding HNH endonuclease codes for MPPRIKRPCRHKGCAELTNDSSGYCVRHRQQHVGEGWRNYQNGKSRQERGYGRPWEVRRARILQRDKHVCQECRRVGIATRASTVDHIIAKAHGGTDNDDNLESLCWPCHRTKTGKERIR; via the coding sequence ATGCCCCCACGTATCAAAAGGCCATGCAGACACAAAGGCTGTGCTGAGCTTACAAATGACTCAAGCGGCTATTGCGTCCGGCATCGGCAGCAGCATGTTGGAGAAGGATGGCGCAACTACCAGAACGGTAAAAGCCGGCAAGAGCGTGGTTACGGGCGTCCCTGGGAAGTTAGGCGCGCACGTATTCTTCAGCGAGATAAGCATGTATGCCAGGAGTGTCGACGTGTTGGTATAGCAACACGTGCGAGTACCGTCGATCATATCATCGCTAAGGCGCACGGTGGAACGGATAATGATGACAACCTGGAGTCACTGTGCTGGCCATGCCATAGGACGAAGACCGGGAAGGAGCGTATCCGATGA
- a CDS encoding P27 family phage terminase small subunit yields MSTGVRSPGGGRKPKKTGSQLSSLTRAVSPPDELLGEMAIDAWKRTCKILINHGSFEMEDCYLLMEYCNTVQLLFDANQEIKADGIGDETAAGGQKMGAAVKARDKYISQLIRLSVVLKLDPNSRARKRTPGEESKSGNEFDEF; encoded by the coding sequence ATGAGTACCGGAGTGAGATCGCCGGGTGGAGGTCGTAAGCCGAAGAAGACCGGATCGCAGTTAAGTTCTCTGACTCGTGCAGTTTCACCGCCAGATGAACTGTTGGGTGAGATGGCGATCGATGCCTGGAAACGAACCTGCAAAATTCTCATTAATCATGGTTCGTTCGAAATGGAGGACTGCTATTTGCTGATGGAATATTGCAACACGGTGCAGCTCCTTTTCGACGCGAACCAGGAAATAAAAGCTGATGGGATTGGGGATGAAACTGCTGCCGGTGGGCAGAAAATGGGGGCCGCAGTAAAGGCGCGGGATAAGTATATCTCACAGCTTATCCGTCTTAGCGTGGTCCTGAAACTTGATCCTAACAGCAGAGCCAGAAAACGCACGCCGGGCGAAGAAAGTAAATCCGGCAATGAATTTGACGAATTTTGA